The Pseudomonas eucalypticola genome has a window encoding:
- a CDS encoding ArsC family reductase has protein sequence MAYTLFGIKACDTMKKARTWLDEHGAGYDFHDYKTQGIDREHLEQWCNEHGWEVVLNRAGTTFRKLADEQKANLDQAKAIELMLAQPSMIKRPVLDLGDRTLVGFKPDIYAAAVQQ, from the coding sequence ATGGCTTACACACTTTTCGGCATCAAGGCCTGCGACACCATGAAGAAGGCCCGCACCTGGCTCGACGAGCATGGCGCCGGCTACGACTTCCATGATTACAAGACCCAGGGCATCGACCGTGAGCACCTGGAACAATGGTGCAACGAACACGGCTGGGAAGTCGTGCTCAACCGCGCTGGCACCACCTTCCGCAAGCTCGCTGACGAGCAGAAGGCCAATCTGGACCAGGCGAAGGCCATCGAACTGATGCTCGCCCAGCCTTCCATGATCAAGCGCCCGGTGCTGGACCTTGGCGACCGGACCCTCGTGGGCTTCAAGCCCGATATCTATGCGGCGGCCGTCCAGCAATAA
- the dapD gene encoding 2,3,4,5-tetrahydropyridine-2,6-dicarboxylate N-succinyltransferase encodes MSTTLFSLAFGVGTQNRNGAWLEVFYAQPLVSPSAELIAAITPVLGYTGGNQAITFTTAQASQLAEAVKGIDAAQAALLTRLAESHKPLVATLLAEDAALASTPEAYLKLHLLSHRLVKPHGVSLAGIFPLLPNVAWTSQGAVDLAELAELQLEARLKGELLEVFSVDKFPKMTDYVVPAGVRIADAARVRLGAYIGEGTTIMHEGFVNFNAGTEGPGMIEGRVSAGVFVGKGSDLGGGCSTMGTLSGGGNIVIKVGEGCLIGANAGIGIPLGDRNTVEAGLYITAGTKVALLDEQNQLVKVVKARDLAGQTDLLFRRNSETGTVECKTHKSAIELNEALHAHN; translated from the coding sequence ATGTCCACTACTCTGTTCAGCCTGGCCTTCGGCGTCGGCACCCAGAATCGCAACGGCGCCTGGCTGGAAGTGTTCTACGCCCAACCGCTGGTTTCCCCTTCTGCCGAACTGATCGCTGCCATCACCCCTGTACTGGGCTACACCGGCGGCAACCAGGCCATCACGTTCACCACCGCCCAGGCTTCGCAACTGGCCGAAGCGGTGAAGGGCATCGACGCCGCCCAGGCCGCGCTGCTGACCCGCCTGGCCGAAAGCCACAAGCCGCTGGTGGCCACCTTGCTGGCCGAAGACGCCGCCCTGGCCTCCACCCCCGAGGCTTACCTCAAGCTGCACCTGCTGTCGCACCGCCTGGTAAAACCCCATGGCGTGAGCCTGGCCGGTATCTTCCCGCTGCTGCCAAACGTGGCCTGGACCAGCCAGGGCGCCGTCGACCTGGCCGAACTGGCCGAGCTGCAACTGGAAGCGCGCCTCAAGGGCGAGCTGCTGGAAGTGTTCTCGGTGGACAAGTTCCCGAAAATGACCGACTACGTGGTACCCGCCGGCGTGCGCATCGCCGATGCTGCCCGTGTGCGCCTGGGCGCCTACATTGGCGAAGGCACCACCATCATGCACGAAGGCTTCGTCAACTTTAACGCCGGTACCGAAGGCCCGGGCATGATCGAAGGCCGGGTATCGGCCGGCGTATTCGTGGGCAAAGGCTCGGACCTGGGTGGCGGCTGCTCGACCATGGGCACCCTGTCGGGCGGCGGCAACATCGTCATCAAGGTTGGCGAAGGCTGCCTGATCGGCGCCAACGCCGGTATCGGCATCCCGCTGGGCGACCGCAACACCGTGGAAGCGGGCCTGTACATCACCGCCGGCACCAAAGTGGCGCTGCTGGACGAGCAGAACCAGTTGGTCAAAGTGGTCAAGGCCCGTGACCTGGCTGGCCAGACCGACCTGCTGTTCCGTCGCAATTCGGAAACCGGCACAGTGGAATGCAAGACCCACAAGTCGGCCATCGAGCTGAACGAAGCGCTGCACGCTCACAACTAA
- the map gene encoding type I methionyl aminopeptidase codes for MTVTIKTPEDIEHMRVAGRLAAQVLEMIEPHVKPGVTTEELDRLCHDFIVNEQKAIPAPLNYKGFPKSICTSINHVVCHGIPGDKVLKDGDTLNIDVTVIKDGYHGDTSRMFHVGTVPAWAERLSKVTQECLYKAIELVKPGCRLGDIGEVIQKHAEKNGFSVVREFCGHGIGKVFHEEPQILHYGRAGTGMELKEGMTFTIEPMINQGKADTKVLGDGWTAITKDRKLSAQWEHTLVVTATGYEIFTLRADDTIARVSA; via the coding sequence ATGACCGTCACCATCAAAACCCCCGAGGACATCGAGCACATGCGCGTTGCCGGCCGCCTGGCCGCGCAAGTGCTGGAAATGATCGAACCGCACGTCAAGCCCGGCGTGACCACCGAGGAACTGGACCGCCTGTGCCACGACTTCATCGTCAATGAGCAGAAGGCCATCCCCGCCCCGCTGAACTACAAGGGCTTTCCCAAGTCGATCTGCACCTCGATCAACCACGTGGTGTGCCACGGTATTCCCGGTGACAAGGTGCTGAAGGACGGCGACACCCTGAACATCGACGTCACCGTGATCAAGGATGGCTACCACGGCGACACCAGCCGCATGTTCCACGTGGGCACCGTGCCAGCTTGGGCCGAGCGCCTGTCCAAGGTGACCCAGGAATGCCTGTACAAGGCCATCGAACTGGTGAAGCCGGGCTGCCGCCTGGGCGACATCGGTGAAGTGATCCAGAAGCACGCCGAAAAGAACGGTTTTTCGGTGGTACGCGAGTTCTGCGGCCATGGCATCGGCAAGGTGTTTCACGAAGAGCCGCAGATCCTGCACTACGGCCGTGCTGGCACCGGCATGGAGCTCAAGGAAGGCATGACCTTCACCATCGAGCCCATGATCAACCAGGGCAAGGCCGACACCAAGGTGCTGGGCGACGGCTGGACGGCCATCACCAAGGACCGCAAGCTGTCGGCCCAGTGGGAACACACCCTGGTGGTGACGGCCACGGGCTATGAGATCTTTACCTTGCGGGCGGACGATACCATTGCGCGGGTTTCCGCTTAG
- a CDS encoding [protein-PII] uridylyltransferase, with protein MPQVDPELFDRGQFQAELALKASPIAAFKKAIRQAREVLDGRFRSGRDIRRLIEDRAWFVDNILQQAWNQFDWSEEADIALVAVGGYGRGELHPYSDIDLLILLESSDHEIFRDSIERFLTLLWDIGLEVGQSVRSIEECAEQARGDLTIITNLMESRTVAGPERLRKRMLDVTSTAHMWPSKEFFLAKRAEQKARHHKYNDTEYNLEPNVKGSPGGLRDIQTILWVARRQYGTLNLHALAGEGFLLENENNLLASSQEFLWKVRYALHMLAGRAEDRLLFDHQRSIAGLLGFKDSDAKLAIERFMQKYYRVVMSIAELSDLIIQHFEEVILADDVGSVTLPVNSRFQLHDGYIEATHANVFKRTPFAMLEIFVLMAQNPEIKGVRADTIRLLREHRHLIDDDFRNDIRNTSLFIELFKCEIGIHRNLRRMNRYGILGRYLPEFGHIVGQMQHDLFHIYTVDAHTLNLIKHLRKLQYTPVSEKFPLASKLMGQLPKPELIYLAGLYHDIGKGRHGDHSDLGAIDAEAFCQRHQLPVWDSRLIVWLVQNHLVMSTTAQRKDLSDPQVIHDFAQLVGDQTHLDYLYVLTVADINATNPSLWNSWRASLLRQLFTETKRALRRGLENPLDREEQIRQTQSAALDILVRAGTDPDDVEQLWSQLGDDYFLRHTAGDVAWHSDAILQQPVDGGPLVLIKETTQREFEGGTQIFIYAPDQHDFFAVTVAAMDQLNLNIHDARIITSSSQFTLDTYIVLDNDGGSIGDNPVRVKAIREGLTEALRNPDDYPTIIQRRVPRQLKHFAFAPQVTIHNDAQRPVTILELSAPDRPGLLARIGKIFLEFDLSLQNAKIATLGERVEDVFFITDADNHPLSDPQLCSRLQDAIVDQLSVSQPQGVELSRLSI; from the coding sequence ATGCCCCAGGTGGATCCGGAGTTGTTCGATCGCGGCCAGTTCCAGGCGGAACTGGCCCTCAAGGCGAGCCCTATCGCCGCCTTCAAGAAAGCCATTCGCCAGGCCCGCGAGGTGCTGGACGGGCGCTTTCGCAGCGGACGCGACATTCGCCGGCTGATCGAGGACCGCGCCTGGTTCGTCGACAATATCCTGCAACAGGCCTGGAATCAGTTCGATTGGAGCGAGGAAGCCGATATCGCCCTGGTGGCGGTGGGTGGCTATGGCCGGGGCGAGTTGCACCCCTACTCCGATATCGACCTGCTGATCCTGCTGGAAAGCTCGGACCACGAGATCTTCCGCGACTCCATCGAGCGTTTTCTCACCCTGCTGTGGGACATTGGCCTGGAAGTGGGCCAGAGCGTGCGCTCCATCGAAGAGTGCGCCGAGCAGGCCCGCGGTGACCTGACCATCATCACCAACCTGATGGAAAGCCGCACCGTGGCCGGCCCCGAGCGCCTGCGCAAGCGCATGCTGGACGTCACCAGCACCGCGCACATGTGGCCCAGCAAGGAATTCTTCCTGGCCAAGCGCGCCGAGCAGAAAGCCCGGCACCACAAGTACAACGACACCGAATACAACCTGGAACCCAACGTCAAGGGATCCCCAGGCGGCCTGCGTGATATCCAGACCATTCTCTGGGTGGCCCGGCGCCAATACGGCACCCTCAACCTGCATGCCCTGGCGGGTGAAGGCTTCCTGCTGGAAAACGAGAACAACCTGCTGGCCAGTTCCCAGGAGTTCCTGTGGAAAGTGCGCTACGCCCTGCACATGCTGGCCGGGCGCGCCGAGGACCGCTTGCTGTTCGACCACCAGCGCAGCATCGCCGGGCTGCTGGGTTTCAAGGACAGCGACGCGAAGCTGGCCATCGAGCGCTTCATGCAGAAGTATTACCGTGTGGTGATGAGCATCGCCGAGCTCAGTGACCTGATCATCCAGCACTTCGAAGAAGTGATCCTGGCCGACGACGTGGGCAGCGTCACCCTACCGGTCAACTCGCGCTTCCAGTTGCATGACGGCTACATCGAGGCCACCCACGCCAACGTGTTCAAGCGCACGCCGTTCGCCATGCTGGAAATCTTCGTGCTGATGGCGCAGAACCCCGAGATCAAGGGCGTGCGCGCGGACACCATTCGCCTGTTGCGCGAACACCGCCACCTGATCGACGACGATTTCCGCAATGACATTCGCAACACCAGCCTGTTCATCGAGCTGTTCAAGTGCGAAATCGGCATACACCGCAACCTGCGGCGCATGAACCGCTATGGCATTCTGGGCCGTTACCTGCCCGAATTCGGTCACATCGTGGGGCAAATGCAGCATGACCTGTTCCACATCTACACCGTGGACGCCCACACGCTGAACCTGATCAAGCACCTGCGCAAATTGCAGTACACGCCGGTGTCCGAGAAATTCCCGCTGGCCAGCAAGCTCATGGGCCAGTTGCCCAAGCCGGAGCTGATCTACCTGGCCGGCCTGTACCACGACATCGGCAAGGGCCGCCATGGCGACCACTCGGACCTGGGCGCCATCGACGCCGAGGCCTTCTGCCAGCGCCATCAGTTGCCCGTGTGGGACAGCCGCCTGATCGTCTGGCTGGTGCAGAACCACCTGGTGATGTCCACCACCGCCCAGCGCAAGGACCTGTCCGACCCGCAGGTAATCCACGACTTCGCGCAACTGGTAGGTGACCAGACGCACCTGGACTACCTGTATGTGCTGACCGTGGCCGACATCAACGCCACCAACCCCAGCCTGTGGAACAGCTGGCGCGCCAGCCTGCTGCGCCAGCTGTTCACCGAGACCAAGCGCGCCCTGCGCCGTGGCCTGGAGAACCCGCTGGACCGCGAAGAGCAGATCCGCCAGACCCAGAGCGCCGCCCTGGACATCCTGGTGCGCGCCGGTACCGACCCCGACGACGTCGAGCAACTGTGGTCGCAACTGGGCGATGACTATTTCCTGCGCCACACCGCCGGCGACGTGGCCTGGCACAGCGACGCCATTCTGCAGCAGCCGGTGGACGGCGGGCCGCTGGTGCTGATCAAGGAAACCACCCAGCGCGAGTTCGAGGGTGGCACGCAGATCTTCATCTACGCGCCTGACCAGCACGACTTCTTCGCCGTGACCGTGGCCGCCATGGACCAGCTCAACCTGAACATCCATGACGCGCGCATCATCACCTCCAGCAGCCAGTTCACCCTCGACACCTACATCGTGCTGGACAACGACGGCGGCTCCATCGGCGACAACCCGGTGCGGGTCAAAGCCATCCGCGAAGGCCTCACCGAGGCCCTGCGCAACCCGGATGACTACCCCACCATCATCCAGCGCCGGGTGCCGCGCCAGCTCAAGCATTTCGCCTTCGCGCCGCAAGTCACCATCCACAATGACGCCCAGCGCCCGGTGACCATCCTGGAGCTCAGCGCCCCGGACCGCCCTGGCTTGCTGGCGCGCATCGGCAAGATTTTCCTGGAGTTCGACCTGTCACTGCAGAACGCCAAGATCGCCACCCTCGGCGAACGGGTGGAAGACGTGTTCTTCATCACCGACGCCGACAACCACCCGCTTTCCGACCCGCAACTGTGCAGCCGCCTGCAGGATGCCATCGTCGACCAACTGAGTGTCAGCCAGCCGCAGGGCGTCGAGCTGTCGCGCCTGAGCATTTAG
- the dapC gene encoding succinyldiaminopimelate transaminase, translating to MNNALNQLQPYPFEKLRKLLGAVTPAADKRPIALSIGEPKHRSPSFVAEALSANLDQMAVYPTTLGIPALREAIGKWCERRFNVPAGWIDPARHVLPVNGTREALFAFTQTVVERSDDGLVISPNPFYQIYEGAALLAGATPHYLPCLDSNGFNPDFDAVSAETWKRCQILFLCSPGNPTGALVPMDTLKKLIALADEHDFVIAADECYSELYFDEQSPPPGLLSACAELGRSDFKRCVVFHSLSKRSNLPGLRSGFVAGDADILKAFLLYRTYHGCAMPVQTQLASIAAWNDEVHVRANRALYREKFDAVLAILAPVLDVQRPDGSFYLWPKVPMDDALFCQQLFEQQHVTVVPGSYLSREVDGVNPGAGRVRMALVAPLAECVEAAERIRDFLSQR from the coding sequence GTGAACAACGCTTTGAACCAGCTGCAGCCCTACCCGTTCGAGAAACTGCGCAAGCTGCTGGGCGCCGTGACGCCAGCGGCCGACAAGCGCCCTATCGCCCTGTCGATCGGCGAGCCCAAGCACCGCTCGCCCAGCTTCGTCGCCGAAGCGCTGAGCGCCAACCTTGACCAGATGGCTGTGTACCCCACCACCCTGGGCATTCCGGCGCTGCGCGAAGCCATTGGCAAATGGTGTGAGCGCCGTTTCAATGTGCCGGCCGGCTGGATCGACCCGGCGCGCCACGTGCTGCCGGTCAATGGCACGCGCGAGGCATTGTTTGCCTTTACCCAGACAGTGGTGGAGCGCAGCGATGATGGCCTGGTGATCAGCCCCAACCCGTTCTACCAGATCTATGAAGGCGCGGCGCTGCTGGCCGGGGCCACCCCCCACTACCTGCCGTGCCTGGACAGCAACGGCTTCAACCCGGACTTCGACGCCGTGTCGGCCGAGACCTGGAAACGCTGCCAGATCCTGTTCCTGTGTTCGCCCGGCAACCCCACCGGCGCGCTGGTGCCGATGGACACCCTGAAGAAGCTGATTGCCCTGGCCGACGAACACGACTTCGTCATCGCGGCCGACGAGTGCTACAGCGAGCTGTACTTCGACGAACAGAGCCCGCCCCCAGGCCTGTTGAGCGCGTGCGCGGAGCTGGGCCGCAGCGACTTCAAGCGGTGCGTGGTGTTCCACAGCCTGTCCAAGCGCTCCAACCTGCCCGGCCTGCGTTCCGGCTTCGTGGCCGGTGACGCCGACATCCTCAAGGCGTTCCTGCTGTACCGCACCTACCACGGCTGCGCCATGCCCGTGCAGACCCAGCTGGCCAGCATCGCCGCCTGGAACGATGAAGTGCATGTACGCGCCAACCGCGCGCTGTACCGCGAAAAGTTCGACGCGGTGCTGGCGATTCTTGCGCCAGTGCTGGATGTGCAGCGCCCCGATGGCAGTTTTTACCTGTGGCCGAAAGTGCCGATGGACGATGCCCTGTTCTGCCAGCAGCTGTTCGAACAGCAACATGTGACCGTGGTGCCGGGTTCGTACCTGTCCCGTGAGGTCGACGGCGTCAACCCGGGTGCGGGCCGGGTGCGCATGGCCCTGGTCGCGCCGCTGGCCGAGTGCGTGGAAGCCGCTGAACGCATCCGCGACTTTCTCAGCCAGCGCTGA
- a CDS encoding Na+/H+ antiporter has protein sequence MQTAYTVLILLMLVGISRLVARVIPIPLPLVQIAAGAILAWPSLGLHVALDPELFLFLFLPPLLFADGWRMPKRDLWRLRGSILMLAVGLVLFTVVGAGYFIHWLLPSIALPVAFALAAVLSPTDAVAVSAIAQDKLPTPLMRILQGEALMNDASGLVTFKFALAAAVTGYFSLAEASVTFVLVAIGGLALGVALSWLVGRLRRWMIARGWDDPATHVVFMLLLPFAAYVLAERLGASGILAAVAAGMMQSWLDLLPRQTSTRLLNRSVWSLLEFAFNGLIFLLLGLQLPDIIKAVTSHEASLWPTLAYRLFDVVCIFLVLVVLRFVWVQSTWRFIGRLRRWRGKDTITLVPTARSCWLLTVGGVRGAVTLAGVMSVPLLLSAGQDFPERDLLIFIAAGVILLSLLAACIALPLLLRGVERSSDEALRKEVREVWRRTAEAAIRALEAEEVSEPAAPPADAAQAALAAELKAQIMAEYRHQLDTYNDSAEAQVQAQQLDQLERRLRIRGLRAQRLELYDLRRHHHIGDEVLREILSELDLNEANLGHGR, from the coding sequence ATGCAAACCGCTTATACCGTGCTGATTCTATTGATGCTGGTGGGCATCTCAAGGCTGGTGGCGCGGGTGATACCGATTCCATTGCCGTTGGTGCAGATCGCCGCCGGGGCCATTCTGGCCTGGCCGAGCCTGGGCCTGCATGTGGCACTGGACCCTGAGCTGTTCCTGTTTCTGTTCCTGCCACCGTTGCTGTTCGCTGACGGCTGGCGCATGCCCAAGCGCGACCTGTGGCGGCTCCGGGGCTCGATCCTGATGCTGGCGGTGGGCCTGGTGCTGTTCACTGTGGTCGGCGCCGGCTACTTCATCCATTGGCTGTTGCCGAGCATTGCGCTGCCGGTGGCCTTCGCACTGGCCGCCGTGCTGTCGCCCACCGATGCAGTGGCGGTGTCAGCCATCGCCCAAGACAAGTTGCCCACACCGTTGATGCGGATTTTGCAGGGCGAGGCGCTGATGAACGATGCCTCGGGCCTGGTGACCTTCAAGTTCGCGCTGGCGGCGGCGGTCACCGGCTACTTCTCCCTGGCCGAAGCCAGCGTGACCTTCGTGCTGGTGGCTATCGGCGGCCTGGCCCTGGGCGTGGCCCTCAGCTGGCTGGTGGGGCGCCTGCGCCGCTGGATGATCGCCCGCGGCTGGGATGACCCTGCCACCCATGTGGTGTTCATGTTGCTGCTGCCGTTCGCGGCCTATGTACTGGCCGAGCGCCTGGGGGCCTCGGGCATTCTCGCGGCCGTGGCGGCGGGCATGATGCAGAGCTGGCTTGACCTGTTGCCCCGCCAGACCAGCACCCGGTTGTTGAACCGCAGTGTGTGGTCGCTGCTGGAGTTCGCTTTCAATGGCTTGATCTTCCTGCTGCTGGGCCTGCAGCTGCCGGACATCATCAAGGCGGTGACCAGCCACGAGGCGTCGTTGTGGCCAACCCTGGCCTATCGCCTGTTCGACGTGGTGTGCATTTTCCTCGTGCTGGTGGTGCTGCGGTTCGTGTGGGTGCAGAGCACCTGGCGTTTCATCGGCAGGCTGCGCCGCTGGCGGGGCAAGGACACCATCACCCTGGTCCCCACCGCGCGGTCCTGCTGGTTGCTGACGGTGGGCGGCGTGCGTGGGGCGGTGACGCTGGCGGGCGTGATGTCGGTGCCCCTGCTGCTGAGCGCTGGGCAGGATTTTCCCGAACGCGACCTGCTGATCTTCATTGCTGCGGGGGTGATCCTGCTGTCGTTGCTGGCGGCGTGCATTGCCTTGCCGCTGTTGTTGCGGGGGGTAGAGCGCAGTTCCGACGAGGCGCTGCGCAAGGAAGTGCGTGAAGTGTGGCGGCGCACCGCCGAGGCGGCGATCCGTGCGTTGGAGGCAGAGGAGGTCAGCGAGCCCGCCGCTCCGCCAGCCGATGCTGCACAGGCGGCGCTGGCGGCGGAATTGAAAGCGCAGATCATGGCCGAGTACCGGCACCAGCTGGACACCTACAACGACTCCGCCGAGGCCCAGGTGCAGGCCCAGCAATTGGACCAGCTGGAACGTCGCCTGCGCATTCGTGGCTTGCGAGCCCAGCGCCTGGAGCTGTATGACCTGCGCCGCCATCACCACATCGGCGATGAGGTGCTGCGCGAGATCCTCAGTGAGCTGGACCTGAATGAGGCAAACCTGGGGCACGGCCGTTGA